The following are encoded in a window of Camarhynchus parvulus chromosome 1A, STF_HiC, whole genome shotgun sequence genomic DNA:
- the TMEM140 gene encoding transmembrane protein 140 yields MPIPGIPTAALTMVARKHAGTRMGLLPQRCAKNLLPVLALLEAVGTLALMSYALLYEAGNLVNLPDKLIGFYNFCLWNDAAGELQCLDTKQLQAMGISLLQLGLARVCVYTCLVFVLFHIPFVLNVNCTGQGEGWKMIRIILFIKLIILSGGLGMFLLQTSHWIHPSDFTGGFLALLGTQALLLLQILTATVYLSWAKHITYVSKPFN; encoded by the coding sequence gcatccccacagcagctctcaccATGGTAGCAAGAAAGCATGCAGGCACCAGGATGGGTCTGCTGCCACAGAGGTGTGCCAAGAACCTGCTGCCCGTGCTGGCTTTGCTGGAGGCTGTTGGGACCCTAGCCCTGATGTCCTATGCTCTGCTGTACGAGGCCGGGAACCTGGTGAACCTCCCTGACAAACTCATTGGCTTTTACAACTTCTGCCTGTGGAATGAtgcagctggggagctgcagtgcctggacACCAAGCAGCTGCAGGCAATGGGAATCAGTCTACTGCAACTAGGATTAGCCAGGGTTTGTGTGTATACCTGCCTGGTCTTCGTCCTCTTCCACAtcccttttgttttaaatgtgaattgcacagggcagggagagggatggaAGATGATTCGCATCATACTCTTCATCAAGTTGATAATCCTGTCTGGAGGCCTGGGTATGTTTCTTTTACAAACCTCACACTGGATTCATCCCTCTGATTTCACTGGAGGCTTCCTGGCACTGCTTGGGACTCAGGCTCTGCTACTGCTCCAGATTCTCACTGCCACTGTGTACCTCAGCTGGGCCAAGCACATCACATATGTGTCAAAACCATTTAACTGA
- the CYREN gene encoding cell cycle regulator of non-homologous end joining, with product MAAGARRRQLPAWMGAAGDGRAAAAPSPSAGRRRAAAGARPAALYCMNEAELLEVALAVLAECEEGEEKARSGSEEEQEIPPTPSEVPGSTANTDGGNDRGPALPSPPGGGADAEGSGGENSEDDVLKYVREIFFS from the exons ATGGCGGCTGGGGCTCGGCGGCGGCAGCTCCCGGCCTGGATGGGGGCGGCGGGGgacgggcgggcggcggcggccccgtCCCCCagcgccgggcggcggcgggcggcggcggggg CCAGGCCGGCGGCGCTGTACTGCATGAACGAAgcggagctgctggaggtggccCTGGCGGTGCTGGCCGAG TGcgaggaaggagaagagaaggcccGGTCCGGGAGcgaagaggagcaggagatcCCGCCAACACCAAGCGAAGTTCCTGGAAGCACGGCCAACACGGATGGAGGCAATGACCGCGGTCCGGCGCTTCCATCCCCTCCTGGTGGTGGTGCTGACGCAGAGGGGTCAGGCGGGGAGAACTCTGAGGACGATGTCCTGAAATACGTCagggagatttttttcagctag